In Cumulibacter manganitolerans, a genomic segment contains:
- a CDS encoding HAD-IC family P-type ATPase gives MADRVSSGTSVTPYSPVGLSTREVLRRRAQDGANLLPGPPRPAPWRMLLRQLTHLLAVLLWVAAGLAVLAGMPQLAVAIVVIVVLNAAFAFWQEYRADRSTERLRALLPASSRVIRNGRPVTVPAAELVVGDLVLLAAGDRVAADLRLETSGALGLDESLVTGESGAVPREPPDRLMAGTFVLTGEGRATVVATGAHTTLASITDLTASAQRPPSPLTRQLGRVVQIVAVIAALTGLALGVIALLLGLPVTEAFLFGVGVAVALVPEGLLPTVTLALARGARLMAERQALVRRLDAVETLGATSFICTDKTGTLTQNRMSVVEVVTPAGGVQVHGRAYDPVATVTGPAELRPASERVAEHALWCVTGRVVARDGWVADGDPMEAALHCLALRLSVPETPADVVRRPYSADRMLSSALTAQEVAVLGAPEAVLARCGGAPPALHERLEQLTGDGRRVLAVARRSWAGEAAEAMERDLELLGLDADTRLRHPSPGAPLG, from the coding sequence GTGGCGGACCGGGTTTCCAGCGGCACCAGCGTGACGCCGTACTCCCCCGTCGGGCTGAGCACGCGCGAGGTGCTGCGCCGCCGCGCGCAGGACGGCGCCAACCTGCTCCCCGGCCCACCCCGCCCGGCACCGTGGCGGATGCTGCTGCGCCAGCTGACCCACCTGCTCGCGGTGCTGCTGTGGGTCGCCGCCGGCCTGGCGGTGCTCGCGGGCATGCCGCAGCTGGCGGTCGCGATCGTGGTCATCGTCGTGCTCAACGCCGCCTTCGCCTTCTGGCAGGAGTACCGCGCGGACCGCTCGACCGAGCGGCTGCGGGCGCTGCTGCCGGCCAGCAGCCGGGTGATCCGCAACGGCAGGCCGGTGACCGTGCCGGCGGCCGAGCTCGTCGTGGGCGATCTGGTGCTGCTCGCCGCCGGCGACCGGGTCGCCGCCGACCTGCGGCTCGAGACCTCCGGGGCGCTGGGCCTGGACGAGTCGCTCGTCACCGGCGAGAGCGGCGCCGTGCCCCGCGAGCCGCCCGATCGGCTGATGGCCGGGACGTTCGTCCTGACCGGCGAGGGCCGGGCCACGGTCGTCGCGACGGGGGCGCACACCACGCTGGCGTCCATCACCGACCTGACGGCGAGCGCGCAGCGCCCCCCGAGCCCGCTCACCCGTCAGCTCGGCCGGGTGGTGCAGATCGTCGCGGTCATCGCCGCGTTGACCGGTCTGGCGCTCGGCGTCATCGCGCTGCTGCTCGGCCTGCCGGTCACCGAGGCGTTCCTGTTCGGCGTCGGCGTCGCGGTCGCGCTGGTCCCCGAAGGGCTGTTGCCCACCGTGACCCTGGCGTTGGCGCGCGGCGCCCGGCTCATGGCCGAGCGCCAGGCGCTGGTGCGCCGGCTGGATGCCGTCGAGACGCTCGGCGCGACCAGCTTCATCTGCACCGACAAGACCGGCACGCTGACCCAGAACCGGATGAGCGTGGTGGAGGTCGTCACCCCCGCCGGCGGCGTGCAGGTGCACGGGCGGGCGTACGACCCGGTCGCCACCGTCACCGGCCCGGCGGAGCTACGCCCGGCGTCCGAGCGGGTGGCCGAGCACGCCCTCTGGTGCGTCACCGGGCGGGTGGTCGCGCGCGACGGCTGGGTGGCCGACGGCGACCCGATGGAGGCCGCGCTGCACTGCCTGGCGCTGCGGCTGTCGGTGCCCGAGACCCCCGCCGACGTCGTGCGGCGCCCGTACTCGGCCGACCGGATGCTCAGCTCCGCGCTCACCGCTCAGGAGGTGGCGGTGCTCGGCGCGCCGGAGGCCGTGCTCGCCCGCTGCGGTGGCGCGCCGCCGGCCCTGCACGAGCGTCTCGAGCAGCTCACCGGCGACGGTCGCCG